The following proteins come from a genomic window of Papaver somniferum cultivar HN1 unplaced genomic scaffold, ASM357369v1 unplaced-scaffold_65, whole genome shotgun sequence:
- the LOC113343699 gene encoding uncharacterized protein LOC113343699, producing the protein MVKKNAQQERKKDEQLKKTIKNPPKAKSREDSFRCSLTHLCMVTPKRKALTENKKEHMKALVACSFWNFYKPFYEDVMKEEELKKKMVAVKMILSTYDKKSPRLVPDCFKLKRIKNLILQTTPEQLSVTFGLQMMEQVTLVIDEHLRKKLNLFVNE; encoded by the exons atggtgaagaagaatgctcaacaagagagaaagaaagatgaaCAACTCAAGAAGACGATTAAAAATCCTCCAAAAG CGAAAAGCCGCGAAGATTCGTTTAGGTGCTCATTGACACATTTGTGTATGGTGACTCCTAAAAGAAAGGCTTTGACAGAAAATAAGAAAGAGCATATGAAGGCCCTTGTAGCATGCTCATTTTGGAATTTCTACAAACCATTCTATGAAGATGTAATGAAGGAAGaggaattgaagaaaaaaatggtaGCTGTGAAGATGATCTTAAGTACATATGACAAGAAAAGTCCACGTCTAGTACCAGATTGTTTCAAGTTAAAGAGAATAAAGAATCTGATATTGCAGACCACTCCCGAGCAGCTTTCTGTAACTTTTGGTCTACAAATGATGGAGCAAGTAACTCTAGTCATAGATGAGCATTTAAGGAAGAAGCTAAACTTGTTCGTGAATGAATAA
- the LOC113343659 gene encoding uncharacterized protein LOC113343659 produces MFMHIIGNVEKTKFYTNLWHPNGKLVDWVNKDTIDELCYGSDCRVADFLDNEGWYFPDAMKDELQQTVLQLKEVDFDMFVADMVVWKPRKFGEFTVKDTYIALDGEKDDIMWKNLVWFKSHMPRYSFITRLCLHGGLKTKDKMVKWGLLSVVTCVLCEEGPETEEHLFHSCIFL; encoded by the coding sequence ATGTTCATGCATATTATTGGAAATGTGGAGAAAACTAAGTTTTATACTAATTTGTGGCATCCTAATGGTAAGTTAGTTGATTGGGTCAATAAGGATACAATTGATGAGCTCTGTTATGGTTCTGACTGTCGAGTGGCAGACTTTCTAGACAATGAGGGTTGGTATTTTCCTGATGCTATGAAGGATGAATTGCAACAGACTGTTTTACAACTCAAGGAGGTGGATTTTGATATGTTTGTGGCAGATATGGTTGTATGGAAGCCTAGAAAATTTGGGGAGTTTACAGTGAAAGATACTTATATAGCTCTGGATGGTGAGAAGGATGATATTATGTGGAAGAATCTTGTGTGGTTTAAATCTCATATGCCTAGATATTCTTTCATCACTAGGTTATGTTTGCACGGTGGACTGAAAACCAAAGATAAAATGGTGAAATGGGGCTTATTATCAGTTGTTACCTGTGTATTATGTGAGGAAGGACCTGAAACTGAAGAACATCTGTTTCACTCCTGCATTTTTTTGTGA